The following are from one region of the Prionailurus bengalensis isolate Pbe53 chromosome A2, Fcat_Pben_1.1_paternal_pri, whole genome shotgun sequence genome:
- the ARL4A gene encoding ADP-ribosylation factor-like protein 4A, producing MGNGLSDQTSILSSLPSFQSFHIVILGLDCAGKTTVLYRLQFNEFVNTVPTKGFNTEKIKVTLGNSKTVTFHFWDVGGQEKLRPLWKSYTRCTDGIVFVVDSVDVERMEEAKTELHKITRISENQGVPVLIVANKQDLRNSLSLSEIEKLLAMGELSSSTPWHLQPTCAIIGDGLKEGLEKLHDMIIKRRKMLRQQKKKR from the coding sequence ATGGGGAATGGACTGTCAGACCAGACTTCTATCCTGTCCAGCCTGCCTTCATTTCAGTCCTTTCACATTGTTATTTTGGGTTTGGACTGTGCTGGAAAGACAACTGTATTATACAGGCTGCAGTTCAATGAGTTTGTAAATACTGTACCTACCAAAGGATttaacactgaaaaaattaaggTAACCTTGGGAAATTCTAAAACAGTCACTTTTCACTTCTGGGATGTAGGTGGCCAGGAGAAATTAAGGCCACTGTGGAAGTCATATACCAGATGCACAGATGGCATTGTGTTTGTTGTGGACTCTGTTGATGTTGAAAGAATGGAAGAAGCCAAAACTGAACTTCATAAAATAACCAGGATATCAGAAAATCAGGGAGTCCCTGTACTTATAGTTGCTAACAAGCAAGACCTGAGGAACTcattgtctctctcagaaattgaGAAATTGTTAGCAATGGGTGAACTGAGCTCTTCCACTCCCTGGCATTTGCAGCCCACCTGTGCAATCATAGGAGATGGACTGAAGGAAGGACTTGAGAAACTACATGATATgataattaaaagaagaaaaatgttgcggcaacagaaaaagaagagatga